One window of Thermodesulfobacteriota bacterium genomic DNA carries:
- the tsoC gene encoding NEPxGxxU motif selenoprotein TsoC, giving the protein MLKVRFFLNEPKGKPURHFTEIAPRLGATYQVAIETISKPRAEYQTDEYFALDLPVAPAVMVGDEILIEGADISEDKIEAAICRQLGLPEPARKGLVGRLFGR; this is encoded by the coding sequence ATGCTCAAGGTCAGGTTCTTTCTCAACGAGCCGAAAGGCAAACCGTGACGGCATTTCACCGAGATCGCGCCCAGGCTGGGCGCCACGTACCAGGTGGCCATCGAGACCATCTCCAAGCCCCGGGCTGAGTACCAGACCGATGAGTACTTCGCCCTGGATCTGCCGGTGGCACCGGCGGTCATGGTGGGGGACGAGATCCTGATCGAGGGGGCCGACATCTCCGAGGACAAGATCGAGGCCGCCATCTGCCGGCAGCTTGGGCTGCCCGAGCCCGCCAGGAAGGGGCTCGTGGGCAGGTTGTTCGGCCGCTGA